GAGGAAGAGGAAGACTGGACCGTCGTCATCCGTTCGCCATACGATCGCCTGGGCGTCGACGGGGCACCCCTGGGGCGGGTTGAGATGCAGCGTCACAAGCGAAGCGTCTTCCAGCCGCTCCCCGAGGCGCAGCTTGACGCCGAATTGACTCACGTCAATCGTCCTGCCGTGAAGCACCCGATCGTCCAGCTCCACGACCACCGGCCAGTTGACCTTGGCCCGTGGTCGTCGACGCGACTCCGACCGCCGCAATTTGCCGCGCATGAGAGTTCCCCCGCTGTGAATCTGTAGCAAGCGACGTACCGTCGTCGCCGGCTGATGGACATGCTACAAAATCCGCTACTTGTGGAGCACTCAAGGATGCCGCCACGCTTCTGTATGGCGCTTGTCGTCGCATCACCGACGAATCTTGGAGGGTCAGGACGAATTTTGGAGGATCAGAAGGATGGATGGTCACGCTTGCCATCGCCCGGCGGTGCTGCTCCCGGAACGGATTCCTCAGCGCGCCTCGGGGATGGCCCTGACGCCGCCCGGATTGTCGAGGGAGGAGAGATTGCCCGGATCCTTGCCGAGGTGGCTCGCGCGGATCACCCAGCCGCAGCACGGCGAAGCAGACCACGGCCTCGCCCTTGATCTCGTGGGGCACGCCGACCGCCGCAGCCTCGGCCACCGCCGGATGGCTCACCAGCACCGACTCGACCTCCGCCGGCCCCACGCGCTTGCCCGCGATCTTCAGCGTCTCGTCCGAGCGCCCGGTAACGAACCAGAAGCCGTCCGCATCTATACCGGGATTTCCGATATGGACCGATTCGGCCTCCGTGGCGGCATCCACGGAGCGGACCGTCCCGTCGGTCAGCTCGTCCTATCTTTAATTTCCACATCTCCCCTACTCGTTGACAGGTTTCTTGGTATCTTGACGGACTGGCGGTGTACCGCAGTGTTCGTGGACGATACTCATCAAATAGTCCAAACTGACCGGCTTTTTGACTAGACCTTTGATTTTCCCCGACTCCGTCATTACCTTCACCTCTGATTCATTAGGTGTTGCGGACACAATAACAATAGGAATTGAGGCAATCGTATGGGTTTGACTCGCTAGTTCGATAAATTCATAACCATTCATCTTAGGCATCATCAGATCGGTGAGGATTAAGCAGGGCACTTTTAGTTCCTTCAGAAGCGAAAACGCTTCTTCTCCGTTATTGGCCGTTCGGACTTCGTAGCCCTCTAATTCGATGGCCAATTGAAGCACTTCCCTAACCGATTGATCATCCTCCACAATGACGATTAAACTATGACTCATATTACATGCTCCTTTTCTTGATGACCTATTCCGTGTCTCGAACTTGGTTGGGTGCTGATTCCATATCTTGCAAAGAACTCCCTTTGAGCCGGGATCTCCGTTATGGAGCCAATTTCTCATCCCTCCTGTGACACCAAGCCTGAGAGACGGCGGCACCGTCTGGATCGCAGCCTCATGGAGCTCGGAGGCGACGGGAACCCACGTCACCCCCGTGGAAAGTCTAACGTCGAACTGTCTACCAGGAGGGGAAGCTTACAGGAGCGTTGGTCGGGAGCTTCTAGACGCCCTTCTTGAGTTCGAGCGAGCCTTGAGCCGGTCCCTGCAGGTTGTCAGCCAGCTTCGCCGCGTGGGTAGCATAGAAGGGGACCTTCAGATCGCTGAACGCCCTCTGCGCGGCAGCCAGATGGGTCGCCGCCGCATCCGGTCGGCCCGATGCGTCGGCAATCACGGCCAGGTCGAGCAGGGTGCGGGCGCCCTCGTAGGCCGCGCCGATGGATTGAAAAGCCTGACGGGCCCCCTCCAAATGGCCCTCTGCCTCAGCGAGGACGCCCCTGGCCCGGGCGATGCGGCCGAGGGCGCGCCGGGCCAGCGCCCCAGCGAACGGGAAGCCAAGCTCATCACTCAGGGCCAGTCCCTCCTCGGCCAGTTCCAGTGCCCGCTCCTCGTGCCCTCGCCCCAGGAGGGCCTCGCTCAGCCAGGCGCAGACTAATGCGTGCAGTGGTCGGCACTTCCACCCGAGGAATTTGTCATAGGCCTGTACCAAGACGTCGGCCGCTTGCTCCGGATCTTCCATCTCGAGGCAGGCGGCCCCCAGCCAGGCCCGAGCGACTGCTGTGGCCAGGGGGTCGGGCGCCAGTTCGACAGCGCGCCGGCAGGCCGCGACGCCTGCCTCCCAGTCTCCGCGGAGCGCGTGGGCCCACCCCTTCGCGAACCCGGTGAAGCACTCGAGCCGAGGATCGCCCGTCTCTCGCGCGACCTCCCACGCCGCCTCCTCCACCTCGATGGCGCCCTCGAGATTTCCGGCGGCGATGCAGTTCATGCCTATGCCCCACATCGCTTGGCCTGTCCACCACCGCTCGCGCGGCTTGCGGAGCCGGGCGACCGCCGCCCGGCCGTCCTCGGTCCCCTCGCCGAAGCGTCCTGCCCAGAAACAGTCCAGCGCGAGCCCATGGCTCGCCATTGCCAGCGTGGTCGCGTCCCCGGAGCGGCCGGCCTCCGCCGCCGCCCGCCGGAGCCAGACCGCAGCCGGGGCCGCCTCTCCCAACAGGCCGTACGCTCCGGCAAGCGCC
This genomic window from Candidatus Rokuibacteriota bacterium contains:
- a CDS encoding PilZ domain-containing protein; this translates as MRGKLRRSESRRRPRAKVNWPVVVELDDRVLHGRTIDVSQFGVKLRLGERLEDASLVTLHLNPPQGCPVDAQAIVWRTDDDGPVFLFL
- a CDS encoding response regulator; this encodes MSHSLIVIVEDDQSVREVLQLAIELEGYEVRTANNGEEAFSLLKELKVPCLILTDLMMPKMNGYEFIELASQTHTIASIPIVIVSATPNESEVKVMTESGKIKGLVKKPVSLDYLMSIVHEHCGTPPVRQDTKKPVNE